One window of Papaver somniferum cultivar HN1 chromosome 9, ASM357369v1, whole genome shotgun sequence genomic DNA carries:
- the LOC113312237 gene encoding uncharacterized protein LOC113312237, translating to MHNPLIKPREIEDYIKVGADVNIKYHHAYHGLERSHHEIFGNDVKSYSDLVWWVNSLKETNPGSYVDFQFNDATQTFERFLSASLCIGPRRDVDNWDWFMRNLSNIVDDRPITFMKSDEKYKEVMACFKKATYALTPARYEEALMEVELMGRPGVAEYCRNMPREHWSSAFSTGYRFGQTISSVAESFNNWIRKDKRLRVMELMNEHRKMSLLMDPEKLTPTYEALLKEHIQIGRVWNVTRSSAYEYEIHLPRSHTVDLLNKTCTCQRWRVYGFPCSHATLSISAKGGRYVDYIEDYFKVTNFQKLYSIAIRPIPNYNRPEQYLPEDTIFPPHPRVPPGRPKGNRIKNAWEKARKSVRCSNCKKKTHHNKTTCTVIPSYP from the exons ATGCACAACCCACTTATCAAGCCtcgcgaaattgaagattatataaaagttGGTGCTGATGTTAATATCAAATATCACCATGCATATCATGGTTTGGAACGGTCACACCATGAAATTTTTGGGAATGATGTAAAGTCTTACTCTGATCTGGTTTGgtgggtgaattcattgaaagAAACAAATCCTGGCTCTTATGTGGATTTTCAGTTTAACGATGCAACTCAGACATTTGAAAG GTTTTTATCCGCTAGCCTTTGCATTGGTCCCAGGAGAGATGTTGACAATTGGGATTGGTTTATGCGCAATCTTAGCAACATTGTCGATGACCGTCCTATCACCTTTAT GAAATCGGACGAGAAGTACAAAGAAGTTATGGCTTGTTTCAAAAAAGCAACTTATGCTCTCACACCAGCAAGATATGAAGAAGCACTAATGGAAGTGGAGTTAATGGGAAGGCCTGGGGTTGCTGAGTATTGCCGCAATATGCCTAGGGAACATTGGTCCAGCGCGTTCTCCACTGGCTATAGATTTGGTCAGACTATATCAAGCGTTGCTGAGTCCTTCAATAATTGGATTCGGAAAGACAAGAG GTTACGCGTTATGGAGTTGATGAATGAACATCGCAAAATGAGTCTTTTGATGGACCCAGAGAAGCTCACTCCTACCTACGAGGCGTTACTTaaagaacatattcaaattggtCGAGTTTGGAATGTTACTCGGTCATCTGCGTATGAGTATGAGATTCATTTGCCTAG GTCTCACACTGTTGATCTGCTGAACAAGACTTGCACCTGCCAAAGATGgcgtgtttatggttttccatgctctcaTGCTACATTATCTATTTCTGCCAAGGGTGGTCGATACGTAGATTATATCGAAGACTACTTCAAAGTTACAAATTTTCAGAAGCTGTATTCAATTGCTATCAGACCAATCCCCAACTACAACAGGCCAGAGCAGTATCTGCCAGAGGATACTATTTTTCCACCCCATCCACGAGTTCCACCAGGTAGGCCAAAGGGAAATCGTATCAAGAATGCATGGGAGAAAGCTAGGAAGTCCGTCCGTTGTTCCAACTGCAAGAAGAAAACTCACCACAACAAGACAACGTGCACTGTCATTCCTTCATACCCATGA
- the LOC113309757 gene encoding DEAD-box ATP-dependent RNA helicase 37-like, translated as MRSSWADSVANSASENSAAGSSLNNNNINSRSSYVPPHLRNRPPPSENPSPAVSGFPGNSSGIDRSGYSGVAPPPAGGSRWGAPRQADLGQTGYGGGGGGRIGGGGGGGGGWNNRSGGWDRGRDREVNPFGPDEEIDVPEETTENTGINFDAYEDIPVETSGENVPPPVNTFADIDLGEALNLNIKRCKYVKPTPVQRHTIPISLAGRDLMACAQTGSGKTAAFCFPIISGIMTGQAAQRPRGARTVYPLALILSPTRELSCQIHEEARKFSYQTGVRVVVAYGGAPINQQLRELERGVDILVATPGRLVDLLERARVSLQMIRYLALDEADRMLDMGFEPQIRKIVEQMDMPPRGARQTMLFSATFPREIQRLASDFLSNYIFLAVGRVGSSTDLIVQRVEFVLDSDKRSHLMDLLHAQKANGAQGKQALTLVFVETKKGADSLEHWLCMNGFPATTIHGDRTQQEREYALRSFKSGTTPILVATDVAARGLDIPHVAHVVNFDLPNDIDDYVHRIGRTGRAGKSGLATAFFNENNSSMARSLADLMQESNQEVPAWLSRYAARSTFGGGKNRRSGAGRFGGRDFRRESSYGRGGGADYHGGGNSGGGYGAPSSGYGGGSGYGGGGGYSGGGASSAWD; from the exons ATGCGATCTTCCTGGGCCGATTCTGTTGCGAACTCTGCATCTGAGAATTCAGCTGCTGGTTCTTCTCTCAATAACAACAACATTAATTCTCGATCTTCTTACGTTCCACCACATCTTCGTAATAGACCTCCTCCTTCAGAAAATCCTTCTCCTGCAGTATCAGGTTTTCCTGGTAATTCATCTGGTATTGATAGATCTGGTTACAGTGGTGTTGCTCCTCCTCCGGCTGGAGGTTCCCGATGGGGTGCTCCTAGGCAGGCTGATTTAGGGCAAACtggttatggtggtggtggtggtggccgcattggtggtggtggtggtggtggtggtggttggaatAACAGaagtggtggttgggatcgaggAAGAGATCGAGAGGTTAACCCTTTTGGACCAGATGAAGAAATTGATGTTCCAGAGGAAACTACGGAAAATACTGGTATTAATTTTGATGCTTACGAAGATATTCCCGTGGAAACCAGTGGTGAAAATGTTCCACCACCTGTTAATACTTTTGCAGATATAGATTTAGGTGAAGCCCTAAATCTTAATATTAAGAGATGCAAATATGTTAAACCTACACCTGTTCAACGACATACTATTCCTATTTCTCTTGCTGGTAGAGATTTGATGGCTTGTGCACAAACTGGGTCTGGGAAAACAGCTGctttttgttttccaattatCAGTGGTATCATGACTGGACAGGCTGCACAGAGACCACGAGGTGCTCGGACGGTTTATCCATTAGCACTTATTCTCTCCCCTACTCGGGAGCTGTCATGCCAG ATACACGAGGAAGCACGTAAATTCTCTTATCAAACTGGTGTTAGGGTTGTTGTTGCTTATGGAGGCGCACCAATCAATCAACAG CTGAGAGAGCTGGAGAGAGGTGTTGATATTCTTGTGGCTACCCCAGGGAGATTGGTAGACTTGCTGGAAAGGGCTAGGGTGTCATTGCAGATGATCAGGTATTTGGCTCTAGATGAGGCTGACAGAATGTTGGACATGGGTTTTGAGCCACAAATTAGAAAGATCGTTGAACAAATGGACATGCCTCCACGAGGTGCAAGGCAGACCATGCTCTTTAGTGCCACCTTTCCAAGAGAGATACAG AGATTGGCCTCTGACTTCCTCTCGAATTACATTTTCCTCGCTGTTGGAAGGGTTGGTTCAAGTACTGATTTGATCGTCCAAAGAGTTGAATTTGTTCTAGATTCAGACAAGAGGAGCCATCTAATGGATCTTCTTCATGCACAGAAGGCAAATGGAGCTCAGGGAAAG CAAGCTCTGACTTTAGTTTTCGTGGAGACAAAGAAAGGAGCCGATTCATTGGAACATTGGCTGTGTATGAATGGGTTCCCTGCTACTACTATTCATGGGGATAGAACCCAACAG GAAAGGGAATATGCACTGAGGTCTTTCAAAAGTGGGACGACTCCTATATTGGTTGCAACAGACGTTGCAGCACGTGGTCTTGATATCCCTCATGTTGCACATGTTGTCAATTTTGATCTTCCCAACGATATTGACGACTATGTGCACCGAATAGGGCGTACTGGAAGAGCAGGTAAGTCAGGGCTGGCAACTGCATTTTTCAACGAGAACAACTCATCTATGGCAAGGTCACTGGCAGATCTGATGCAAGAATCTAACCAAGAAGTTCCTGCTTGGCTCTCCCGTTATGCCGCTCGCTCTACTTTTGGTGGGGGAAAGAACCGCCGGTCAGGTGCAGGTCGTTTTGGTGGTCGTGACTTCCGAAGGGAATCCTCCTATGGTAGAGGTGGTGGTGCAGATTATCACGGTGGAGGCAACAGTGGTGGTGGATATGGTGCACCTTCTAGTGGATATGGAGGTGGTAGTGGATATGGAGGTGGTGGCGGATATAGTGGTGGAGGTGCCAGCAGTGCCTGGGATTAG